A single window of Marinobacter sp. LA51 DNA harbors:
- the coxB gene encoding cytochrome c oxidase subunit II, translating to MRVHAQRAGALLGGLMFPAVSLADWTLNMTPGVTGTSNEIFSLHMIILWICVAIGVVVFGVMFWSIFAHRKSQGYKPANFHENTLVEILWTIIPFVILVVMAIPATATLVDMYDTTESDVDIKVTGYQWKWQYEYIDEDFGYFSNLSTPRDQINNRQAKGENYLLEVDNPLIIPVGKKVRFLVTANDVIHSWWVPAFGVKKDAIPGFINETWTRVDEPGTYRGQCTELCGKDHGFMPVVVKAVPQEEYDTWVAEQKVAAEKERELTQKDWTMAELMERGEKAYQTACAACHQADGSGAPPAFPALKGSKIALEDMAAHIDIVVNGVSGTAMQAFGGQLSEVDLAAVITYERNAWGNNTGEMVTPKEIFDYKNEQ from the coding sequence ATGCGCGTGCACGCTCAGCGGGCAGGTGCCCTGTTAGGTGGTCTTATGTTCCCGGCCGTGTCCCTGGCGGACTGGACGTTGAACATGACCCCCGGGGTGACCGGCACCAGTAACGAAATATTCAGCCTTCACATGATCATTCTCTGGATCTGCGTCGCCATTGGCGTCGTGGTGTTCGGGGTCATGTTCTGGTCCATCTTCGCCCATCGAAAATCCCAGGGTTACAAGCCTGCGAATTTTCACGAAAACACGTTGGTGGAGATTCTCTGGACGATCATCCCCTTTGTCATCCTGGTGGTAATGGCGATTCCGGCCACCGCCACCCTGGTGGACATGTACGACACCACTGAATCCGATGTCGACATCAAGGTCACCGGCTACCAGTGGAAATGGCAGTACGAATACATCGATGAAGATTTTGGCTATTTCTCCAATCTCTCCACACCTCGTGACCAGATCAACAACCGGCAGGCCAAAGGTGAGAACTACCTGCTGGAAGTGGATAACCCCCTGATCATTCCCGTGGGCAAGAAAGTACGTTTCCTGGTGACGGCGAATGACGTGATCCACTCCTGGTGGGTGCCGGCCTTTGGCGTCAAGAAAGACGCCATCCCCGGCTTCATCAACGAAACCTGGACCCGGGTCGATGAGCCTGGCACCTATCGTGGCCAGTGCACCGAACTGTGCGGCAAGGACCACGGCTTCATGCCGGTGGTGGTCAAGGCCGTGCCCCAGGAGGAATACGACACCTGGGTGGCGGAGCAGAAAGTTGCGGCCGAAAAAGAGCGTGAGTTGACCCAGAAAGACTGGACCATGGCCGAGTTGATGGAGCGCGGCGAGAAAGCCTATCAGACAGCCTGCGCGGCCTGTCACCAGGCGGATGGCAGCGGTGCGCCCCCGGCCTTCCCGGCGCTCAAGGGCAGCAAAATTGCTCTCGAGGACATGGCCGCTCACATCGATATTGTGGTCAACGGCGTGTCCGGAACTGCCATGCAGGCCTTCGGTGGCCAGTTGAGTGAGGTGGACCTGGCGGCGGTAATTACCTACGAGCGAAACGCCTGGGGTAACAACACCGGTGAAATGGTCACGCCGAAAGAGATTTTTGATTACAAGAACGAGCAGTAA
- the ctaD gene encoding cytochrome c oxidase subunit I, with product MSAVADTHAQDHHHGPAKGFSRWLLTTNHKDIGTMYLIFSFAMFLLGGTMAMVIRAELFQPGLQIVQPEFFNQMTTMHGLIMVFGAVMPAFVGLANWMLPLMIGAPDMALPRMNNWSFWLLPCAFLILVSTLFMEGGAPNFGWTFYAPLSTTYGPPSTTFFIFAVHIMGISSIMGAINVIATILNLRAPGMTLMKMPLFVWTWLITAFLLIAVMPVLAGVVTMMLMDINFGTSFFDASGGGDPVLFQHVFWFFGHPEVYIMILPAFGAVSHIIPAFSRKPLFGYASMVYAVGAIALLSFVVWAHHMFTVGIPIAGQLFFMYATMLIAVPTGVKVFNWVATMFRGALSFEAPMLFAVAFVILFTIGGFSGLMLAIAPADFQYHDTYFVVAHFHYVLVPGAIFGIFASAYFWLPKWTGHMYDETLAQTHFWLSFIGMNLAFFPMHFLGLAGMPRRIPDYALQFADFNMVSSVGAFMFGATQLLFLFIVVKCVRGGKAAAAQPWDGAEGLEWTIPSPAPYHTFATPPEVK from the coding sequence ATGAGTGCGGTTGCAGATACCCACGCCCAGGATCATCATCACGGCCCGGCTAAAGGCTTCAGCCGCTGGCTGCTGACCACCAACCACAAAGATATAGGTACCATGTACCTGATCTTCAGTTTCGCTATGTTCCTGCTTGGCGGAACCATGGCGATGGTCATTCGGGCGGAACTGTTTCAGCCCGGTTTGCAGATTGTGCAACCGGAATTCTTCAACCAGATGACCACCATGCACGGTCTGATCATGGTGTTCGGGGCTGTCATGCCGGCGTTTGTCGGCCTGGCTAACTGGATGCTGCCGCTGATGATCGGAGCCCCCGACATGGCGCTGCCGCGGATGAACAACTGGAGTTTCTGGCTGCTGCCGTGTGCTTTCCTGATCCTGGTTTCGACCCTGTTCATGGAAGGCGGTGCGCCCAACTTCGGCTGGACCTTCTACGCACCCCTGTCGACGACCTATGGGCCGCCGAGCACCACCTTCTTTATCTTTGCCGTCCATATCATGGGGATCTCCTCGATCATGGGCGCAATCAACGTTATTGCCACCATTCTGAATCTGCGGGCGCCGGGCATGACCCTGATGAAAATGCCCCTGTTCGTCTGGACCTGGCTGATTACCGCGTTCCTGCTGATTGCAGTGATGCCGGTACTGGCGGGTGTGGTCACCATGATGTTGATGGATATCAACTTCGGCACCAGCTTCTTTGATGCCTCCGGTGGCGGCGACCCGGTGCTGTTCCAGCATGTGTTCTGGTTCTTCGGCCACCCCGAGGTTTACATCATGATCCTGCCCGCCTTCGGCGCGGTCTCCCACATCATCCCGGCGTTCTCCCGCAAACCGCTGTTTGGCTACGCCTCCATGGTGTACGCGGTGGGTGCCATCGCTCTGTTGTCATTCGTGGTCTGGGCTCACCACATGTTCACCGTGGGTATCCCCATTGCCGGCCAGCTGTTCTTCATGTACGCCACCATGCTGATTGCCGTGCCTACCGGGGTGAAAGTGTTCAACTGGGTCGCCACCATGTTCCGCGGCGCGCTCAGCTTCGAGGCCCCCATGCTGTTTGCGGTCGCCTTCGTGATCCTGTTCACCATCGGTGGTTTCTCCGGCCTGATGCTGGCCATTGCCCCGGCTGACTTCCAGTACCACGACACCTACTTTGTGGTGGCGCACTTCCACTACGTGCTGGTGCCTGGCGCGATCTTCGGCATCTTTGCCTCCGCCTACTTCTGGCTGCCCAAGTGGACTGGCCACATGTACGACGAAACCCTGGCCCAGACCCATTTCTGGCTGTCGTTCATCGGCATGAACCTGGCGTTCTTCCCGATGCACTTCCTGGGGCTGGCGGGCATGCCGCGGCGGATTCCGGATTACGCCCTGCAGTTCGCCGATTTCAACATGGTCTCCAGTGTCGGTGCCTTCATGTTCGGGGCTACCCAGCTGCTGTTCCTGTTCATTGTGGTGAAATGCGTTCGTGGTGGTAAGGCGGCTGCCGCCCAGCCCTGGGATGGTGCCGAAGGCCTGGAGTGGACAATACCGTCACCTGCGCCTTACCACACCTTCGCCACGCCCCCGGAAGTGAAGTAG
- a CDS encoding cytochrome c oxidase assembly protein — protein MDERTRADEARPRTNTRVVSWCLAGVVGMFAFGFALVPLYDVFCEITGINGKTGGRYEAVATAEADVTRTVQVQFLAQNGPGMPWTFRPVTRSIDVHPGELVTVAFFAQNPTGAAMVGQAVPSLSPSEGTLYFHKTECFCFNQQPLAAGESTEMPLVFIVDRDLPEHITKLTLSYTLYDQSKTATVSDTDRPITTTNENG, from the coding sequence ATGGACGAGCGCACCCGGGCAGACGAAGCACGCCCCCGCACCAATACGCGGGTGGTCTCCTGGTGCCTGGCCGGGGTGGTGGGCATGTTTGCCTTTGGCTTTGCCCTGGTGCCGCTGTACGACGTGTTCTGCGAAATTACCGGCATCAACGGCAAGACCGGTGGCCGCTACGAAGCAGTCGCCACGGCCGAGGCCGATGTCACTCGCACGGTGCAGGTGCAGTTCCTGGCCCAGAATGGTCCGGGCATGCCCTGGACCTTCCGGCCAGTCACCCGGAGCATCGACGTTCATCCCGGTGAGCTGGTCACCGTTGCCTTCTTCGCCCAGAACCCGACCGGTGCAGCGATGGTAGGCCAGGCAGTTCCGAGCCTGTCGCCGTCCGAAGGCACCCTGTATTTCCATAAGACCGAGTGTTTCTGCTTTAACCAGCAACCCCTGGCGGCGGGTGAAAGCACAGAGATGCCGCTGGTGTTTATCGTTGACCGGGATCTGCCCGAGCACATAACCAAGCTGACCCTGTCCTACACGCTCTACGATCAGAGTAAAACGGCCACGGTGTCAGATACGGATCGACCTATCACAACAACAAACGAAAACGGCTAA
- a CDS encoding cytochrome c oxidase subunit 3: MADNQSYYVPEQSKWPIIATVGLGLTLYGVASIMVNSKQGESTDGSWFLFMIGAVIMAYMLFGWFGNVIQESRAGLYSDQMDRSFRWGMSWFIFSEVMFFAAFFGALFYVRVFAVPWLGGEGDRGSSAMLWDGFKATWPLVENPNPEAFPGPKEVISAWGLPLINTILLVTSSFTVTVAHHALKAGNRAKTKLWLGLTIVLALVFLFVQGYEYIHAYRDLDLTLASGIYGSTFFMLTGFHGAHVLLGSLMLIIMLLRINKGHFTAENHFGFEAAAWYWHFVDVVWLGLFIFVYII, translated from the coding sequence ATGGCGGATAACCAGAGCTACTACGTTCCGGAACAGAGCAAATGGCCGATCATTGCCACCGTCGGCCTGGGTTTAACCCTTTACGGGGTGGCATCGATCATGGTGAACAGCAAACAGGGCGAGAGCACTGACGGCTCCTGGTTCCTGTTTATGATAGGCGCCGTGATTATGGCGTACATGCTGTTTGGCTGGTTCGGCAATGTCATCCAGGAAAGCCGGGCCGGGCTCTACAGTGATCAGATGGATCGGTCTTTTCGCTGGGGCATGAGCTGGTTCATTTTCTCGGAAGTGATGTTCTTTGCCGCGTTCTTTGGCGCTTTGTTTTACGTGCGGGTGTTCGCCGTGCCCTGGTTGGGTGGTGAAGGCGACCGGGGCAGTTCGGCCATGCTTTGGGACGGTTTCAAGGCAACCTGGCCACTGGTAGAAAACCCGAACCCGGAGGCGTTCCCCGGCCCCAAAGAGGTTATCAGTGCCTGGGGTCTGCCCCTGATCAACACGATACTGCTGGTGACTTCTTCATTCACCGTGACAGTGGCTCACCATGCCTTGAAGGCGGGCAATCGGGCCAAGACCAAGCTCTGGCTCGGGCTGACCATCGTCCTGGCCCTGGTGTTCCTGTTTGTCCAGGGCTACGAGTACATTCACGCCTATCGTGATCTGGACCTGACCCTGGCTTCCGGGATTTACGGCAGCACCTTTTTCATGCTGACGGGCTTCCACGGTGCCCACGTCCTGCTGGGTTCACTGATGCTGATCATCATGTTGCTGCGCATCAACAAGGGCCATTTTACCGCTGAAAACCACTTTGGATTTGAAGCCGCCGCCTGGTATTGGCACTTCGTGGACGTGGTCTGGTTGGGGTTGTTCATCTTCGTTTACATCATCTGA
- a CDS encoding twin transmembrane helix small protein, translating into MLKAVIVVLMLAVVVSLFSGLFFLIKDGGKTNRVVNSLAVRVTLSILLLAVILIALWQGSLSLNPTPF; encoded by the coding sequence ATGTTGAAAGCCGTAATCGTTGTGTTAATGCTGGCCGTGGTGGTCAGTCTGTTCAGTGGCCTGTTTTTTCTGATCAAGGATGGCGGTAAAACCAATCGGGTGGTGAACTCCCTGGCGGTCCGGGTCACGCTTAGCATACTGCTCCTGGCGGTGATTCTGATTGCGCTGTGGCAAGGGAGCCTGAGCCTGAATCCGACTCCCTTTTAA
- a CDS encoding SURF1 family protein yields the protein MSDPQGRARHWHFDWRLMLFSGVFLPLLIGLGLWQLDRAEQKQEQLDQWQQQALDLSWPELVGRGLDSGRPVTLTGRFGDYNWLLDNRTRDGVPGYEVLTLFVPLQGPPVVVNRGWIQAPRHRDELPRVPSPEGVLEVSGRISEYPEPPVLNDQTPPETSWPRRVQSLPRAVAADEITDIPEAIIRLAGSDQPGAFRADWAPDRMGPQTHYGYATQWFALALALGILTVAASYRKTGANNDNDNG from the coding sequence ATGTCTGATCCGCAGGGCAGAGCCCGTCACTGGCACTTTGACTGGCGGCTGATGCTGTTCAGCGGGGTTTTCCTGCCGCTGCTGATTGGTCTTGGGCTATGGCAGCTGGACCGGGCCGAGCAAAAGCAGGAACAGCTGGACCAGTGGCAACAGCAGGCATTGGACCTGAGCTGGCCCGAGCTGGTCGGTCGGGGCCTGGACTCGGGGCGGCCGGTGACGTTGACCGGGCGTTTCGGTGACTATAACTGGCTACTGGACAACCGCACCCGGGACGGTGTGCCCGGCTATGAGGTCCTGACCCTGTTCGTTCCTTTGCAAGGCCCGCCGGTGGTGGTTAACCGGGGCTGGATTCAGGCCCCGCGGCACCGCGATGAGCTGCCAAGGGTGCCGTCGCCCGAAGGCGTGCTGGAGGTGTCCGGCCGCATCAGCGAGTATCCGGAACCGCCCGTGCTGAATGATCAGACCCCGCCTGAAACCAGCTGGCCCCGGCGCGTGCAAAGCCTGCCCAGGGCCGTAGCGGCCGACGAAATTACCGACATTCCCGAGGCCATCATCCGATTGGCCGGTAGCGATCAGCCCGGCGCTTTCCGCGCCGATTGGGCGCCTGATCGGATGGGACCACAAACTCACTACGGGTACGCCACACAATGGTTTGCGTTGGCGCTCGCACTGGGTATATTGACGGTAGCTGCGAGCTACCGAAAGACAGGAGCCAATAATGACAACGACAATGGCTAA
- a CDS encoding COX15/CtaA family protein: MLGAWTRLVHAGLGCPDWPGCYGFLTVPQSEASIAIANARFPDTPVDVEKGWPEMIHRYAAGTLGLVVFGLAAYAARHRKLGVPVKLPLFIAGFIVLQGAFGMWTVTLKLWPQVVAMHLLGGFTTLSMLALLALRLRHPKPEPNPRTTGAALQGFRPWLYGGLLLVVMQIALGAWTAANYAAVACTDLPTCQGQWWPEGMDFQHGFDVTQQVGPNYLGGQLTADGRVAIHMTHRIGAMVVLGYFAVLLALMWRQRQASGLTQAIALVALALGTQILLGLANVILNIPLAIAVAHNAMGAGLLLTVVHLIWRHHRSPKLNTASATHTTTINREVAA, translated from the coding sequence ATGCTCGGCGCTTGGACCCGACTGGTCCATGCCGGGCTGGGTTGCCCGGACTGGCCCGGCTGCTACGGTTTTCTCACCGTGCCCCAGAGCGAAGCCAGTATCGCCATCGCCAATGCCCGGTTCCCGGACACCCCGGTGGATGTGGAGAAAGGCTGGCCAGAAATGATTCATCGCTATGCCGCCGGCACCCTTGGCCTGGTGGTGTTTGGCCTGGCGGCCTACGCAGCTCGTCATCGTAAGCTCGGTGTTCCGGTCAAACTGCCGCTGTTCATTGCCGGCTTTATTGTCCTGCAAGGCGCGTTTGGCATGTGGACCGTTACCCTCAAACTCTGGCCCCAGGTGGTCGCCATGCACCTGCTGGGCGGCTTCACTACCTTGAGTATGCTGGCCCTGCTCGCCCTTCGGCTCCGACATCCCAAGCCCGAACCGAATCCCCGGACCACCGGTGCTGCGCTGCAAGGCTTCCGGCCCTGGCTCTATGGCGGCCTGTTGCTGGTGGTGATGCAGATCGCCCTGGGTGCCTGGACCGCCGCCAATTACGCCGCCGTGGCCTGCACCGACCTGCCCACCTGCCAGGGCCAGTGGTGGCCGGAAGGCATGGATTTCCAGCACGGCTTTGACGTTACCCAGCAGGTTGGTCCCAACTATCTGGGCGGCCAGCTGACCGCCGATGGCCGGGTGGCTATCCATATGACCCACCGCATTGGCGCCATGGTTGTCCTCGGTTATTTCGCTGTCTTGCTGGCCCTGATGTGGCGCCAACGGCAGGCATCCGGCCTGACCCAGGCCATCGCCCTGGTGGCGTTGGCACTTGGCACGCAGATCCTGCTTGGGCTGGCCAACGTGATCCTGAACATTCCCCTGGCCATAGCCGTTGCCCACAACGCCATGGGTGCGGGGCTGCTGCTGACGGTGGTGCACCTGATCTGGCGCCACCATCGGTCACCGAAACTGAACACCGCGAGTGCAACACACACAACAACAATTAACCGGGAGGTTGCGGCATGA
- the cyoE gene encoding heme o synthase, translating into MSEQVEALPAQTTANESITWRDFLELTKPRVVALMILTSVIGMLLAAPGVPGWEVLLYGNLGIALLAGAAAVVNHVVDQKIDTVMARTRKRPVATGKIAPVDALLFATLLACVGMVVLMWQVNALTAWLTLASLVGYAGVYTLFLKRATPQNITIGGLAGAMPPLLGWTAVTGQVEGHALLLVLIIFAWTPPHFWALAIHRKEEYAKAGIPMLPVTHGNHYTELHILLYTFMLLAVSLLPFVTGMSGGIYLIGALMLGLRFLHYAIRLWKGDDRRVALNTFKYSITYLMALFVVLLVDHFVFF; encoded by the coding sequence ATGAGTGAACAAGTGGAAGCATTGCCGGCCCAGACGACTGCGAACGAATCCATTACCTGGCGCGATTTTCTGGAGCTGACCAAGCCCAGAGTCGTAGCGCTGATGATCCTCACGTCGGTGATCGGCATGCTGCTGGCGGCCCCCGGGGTTCCGGGCTGGGAGGTGTTGTTGTATGGCAACCTGGGTATCGCTCTGCTGGCTGGTGCGGCTGCGGTGGTGAACCATGTGGTGGACCAGAAGATCGATACCGTGATGGCTCGCACCCGCAAACGCCCGGTAGCCACTGGCAAGATTGCCCCGGTGGACGCCCTGCTGTTCGCCACTTTGCTGGCCTGCGTGGGCATGGTGGTGTTGATGTGGCAGGTGAATGCGCTGACCGCCTGGCTGACCCTGGCCTCGCTGGTGGGCTACGCCGGTGTCTATACCTTGTTCCTTAAGCGCGCGACGCCCCAGAACATCACCATCGGCGGTCTCGCCGGTGCCATGCCGCCTTTGTTGGGCTGGACTGCGGTCACCGGTCAGGTGGAAGGCCACGCCCTGCTGCTGGTGCTGATCATCTTTGCCTGGACTCCTCCGCACTTCTGGGCCCTGGCGATTCACCGCAAGGAAGAATACGCCAAGGCTGGCATTCCGATGCTGCCGGTCACCCACGGCAACCATTACACCGAGCTGCACATACTGCTGTACACCTTCATGCTGTTGGCGGTGAGCCTGCTGCCGTTTGTCACCGGCATGTCCGGCGGGATTTACCTGATCGGTGCCCTGATGCTGGGCTTGCGGTTCCTGCACTATGCCATCCGCCTGTGGAAAGGTGACGATCGCCGGGTAGCGCTCAATACCTTCAAGTATTCGATTACCTATCTGATGGCACTATTTGTGGTATTGCTGGTCGATCATTTTGTATTCTTCTGA
- a CDS encoding SCO family protein → MNSSIRLTLFLLLLLVILIFGLVVGRQVYMVGGQEPEPAPELADLNTYVYDQPRELVEFTLTNEQGETVTRESLRGRWTFAFVGYTNCPDICPAAMANLRRTDQLLSPELPQPDYLLVTADPDHDTPDKLKAYTDFFGDNFHGLTGDLDTLRSLAKSLNAVFIHRDVEGELLVDHSGHFALLNPDGKLAAVLQPPHKPEDLAEAFERIYEWARENRERLSS, encoded by the coding sequence ATGAACAGCTCTATTCGCCTGACACTGTTTCTGCTTCTGCTCCTGGTCATCCTGATTTTCGGACTGGTGGTTGGGCGTCAGGTTTATATGGTCGGCGGCCAGGAACCTGAGCCGGCACCAGAACTGGCCGATCTGAACACCTACGTGTATGACCAGCCCCGGGAACTGGTAGAGTTCACCCTCACTAATGAACAGGGCGAAACGGTCACCCGGGAAAGTCTTCGGGGCCGATGGACCTTCGCCTTCGTGGGTTACACCAACTGCCCGGACATCTGCCCGGCGGCTATGGCCAACCTGCGCCGGACTGATCAGCTGCTGTCACCTGAACTGCCGCAACCGGACTACCTGCTGGTCACTGCCGATCCGGACCACGACACTCCGGACAAGCTGAAGGCCTACACCGACTTCTTCGGTGACAACTTCCATGGCCTGACCGGCGATCTGGATACCCTGCGTTCTTTGGCCAAGAGCCTGAATGCGGTGTTTATTCACCGCGACGTGGAAGGCGAGCTGCTGGTGGACCACAGTGGTCACTTCGCGCTGTTGAACCCCGATGGCAAGCTGGCCGCGGTGCTGCAGCCGCCGCATAAGCCTGAGGACCTGGCTGAGGCTTTTGAGCGGATTTATGAGTGGGCTCGGGAGAATCGGGAGCGGTTGTCGTCCTGA
- the hrpB gene encoding ATP-dependent helicase HrpB, which translates to MLPIDEILSELKQTLERSTTVLLQAPPGAGKTTRVPLALLDAPWRDDKTILMLEPRRLAARSAARFMARQLGEKPGQTVGYRTRLDTKVSSATRIEVVTEGILTRLIQADPMLEDYAAVLFDEFHERSLQADLGLALVRESQQALREDLRVLVMSATLDTAPIARVLGEVPVLRSEGRAFPVEVLYRPAPAQARRVWMADRVVAVIHEALQDQPGSVLVFLPGAGEIRRVAQQLQGAVPDDVLVTPLFGNLKSDEQDRAIAPAMPGQRKVVLATAIAETSLTIEGVRVVIDSGQQRRAVFDANSGMTRLMTGRVSKASAEQRKGRAGRVEPGVCYRLWSESEQFGLADFTPPEIQEADLAPLVLELAQWGARSPDQVAWIDTPPQAHWHQAVALLQWLDMLAPDGAITEHGKAARELGVPPRLAHMVLRGRALGMGALAADLAALLGDRDLLGPGAGADLHERVRLLHGERGHGSVDPARLQSVRQAAKRLAGSAGGSQKPPTESEVGRLLAQAYPDRIGRRRAGQAPRYQLSNGKGASLRDDDALVRHDWLVAPELDGQAREAMIYLAAPVDLANLEQDLASHIHEREEAVWDDKRGTVIARRVRKLGELVLAEQALKQPDPVLIQQGLLKAVRQKGLASLPWTKSARQWQARVQLLANTRPGDWPEVSDVALLASLESWLAPFLPGLQRWSDLQGLNLQQALQSLLDYNQQQQLEALAPKALTIPTGQSVVLDYTTDNGPVLAAKLQALFGWTETPKLIGGQVPVVIHLLSPAQRPLAVTADLASFWRNAYPEVRKDMRGRYPKHPWPEDPFTAQAQQGTKKRPVR; encoded by the coding sequence ATGCTCCCAATCGATGAAATCCTCTCCGAACTCAAGCAAACCCTGGAACGGTCTACCACCGTGCTGCTGCAGGCGCCGCCGGGTGCCGGTAAGACTACGCGAGTGCCGCTGGCGTTATTGGATGCGCCCTGGCGGGATGACAAGACTATTCTGATGCTGGAACCGCGGCGGCTGGCGGCTCGGTCGGCGGCTCGGTTTATGGCCAGGCAGCTGGGTGAAAAGCCGGGGCAGACGGTTGGGTATCGGACCCGGCTGGATACCAAGGTGTCTTCGGCCACCCGGATTGAGGTGGTGACCGAGGGCATTCTGACCCGGCTGATTCAGGCCGATCCCATGCTGGAAGACTACGCCGCGGTGCTGTTCGATGAATTTCATGAGCGCTCGCTGCAGGCAGATTTGGGGCTGGCGCTGGTGCGGGAATCTCAGCAGGCATTGCGGGAGGATCTGCGGGTGCTGGTGATGTCGGCGACGCTGGATACCGCGCCCATTGCCCGGGTGCTTGGTGAGGTGCCGGTGCTGCGCAGCGAAGGTCGGGCATTTCCGGTGGAGGTCCTTTATCGGCCGGCGCCGGCTCAGGCCCGCCGGGTGTGGATGGCTGATCGGGTGGTTGCGGTAATTCATGAGGCGCTGCAGGACCAACCTGGTTCGGTGCTGGTGTTTCTGCCAGGTGCTGGGGAGATTCGTCGGGTTGCGCAGCAGTTGCAGGGTGCGGTGCCGGACGATGTGTTGGTAACGCCGCTGTTCGGCAACCTGAAATCGGACGAGCAGGATCGGGCCATTGCCCCCGCCATGCCGGGCCAGCGCAAGGTGGTGTTGGCGACCGCCATTGCCGAGACCAGTCTGACCATTGAGGGCGTGCGGGTGGTGATCGACAGCGGCCAGCAGCGTCGGGCGGTGTTCGATGCGAACAGTGGCATGACCCGGCTGATGACCGGACGGGTTTCCAAGGCTTCGGCGGAGCAGCGTAAGGGCCGCGCCGGGCGGGTGGAACCGGGCGTCTGTTATCGGCTGTGGAGCGAGTCCGAGCAGTTCGGGCTGGCCGACTTCACTCCGCCGGAAATTCAGGAAGCGGATCTGGCACCCCTGGTGCTCGAGCTGGCCCAGTGGGGGGCGCGCTCACCGGATCAGGTGGCCTGGATCGATACGCCACCCCAGGCGCACTGGCATCAGGCCGTGGCGTTGCTGCAGTGGCTGGATATGCTGGCGCCCGATGGTGCCATCACCGAGCATGGCAAGGCGGCCCGGGAGCTGGGGGTGCCTCCGCGCCTTGCGCACATGGTGTTGCGGGGCCGGGCCCTGGGGATGGGCGCTTTGGCGGCCGATTTGGCGGCATTGCTGGGGGATCGGGATCTGTTGGGCCCCGGCGCGGGTGCAGATTTGCACGAACGGGTTCGGTTGCTGCACGGCGAGCGTGGGCATGGCAGTGTCGATCCGGCGCGACTGCAGTCGGTTCGTCAGGCCGCCAAGCGTCTAGCTGGCAGCGCCGGTGGCTCCCAAAAGCCACCGACCGAGTCCGAAGTCGGGCGCTTACTGGCCCAGGCCTACCCGGACCGGATTGGCCGGCGTCGCGCCGGTCAGGCTCCCCGGTACCAGCTCAGCAATGGCAAAGGCGCTAGCCTGCGTGACGACGATGCCCTGGTCCGTCACGACTGGCTGGTGGCGCCAGAGCTGGACGGCCAGGCGCGGGAAGCCATGATTTATCTGGCCGCACCCGTGGATCTGGCGAATCTGGAACAGGATCTCGCCAGCCATATCCATGAGCGTGAGGAAGCGGTCTGGGACGATAAGCGAGGTACGGTGATTGCGCGCCGGGTCCGCAAACTGGGAGAACTGGTGCTGGCGGAGCAGGCACTGAAGCAACCGGACCCGGTGTTGATCCAGCAGGGGTTGCTCAAAGCCGTGCGGCAAAAGGGCCTGGCTAGTTTGCCCTGGACCAAGTCAGCCCGACAGTGGCAGGCACGGGTACAGTTGTTGGCGAACACGCGGCCCGGTGACTGGCCTGAGGTCAGTGATGTCGCCCTGCTGGCCAGTCTGGAATCCTGGTTAGCCCCTTTCCTGCCCGGGCTGCAGCGCTGGTCCGACCTGCAAGGACTGAATCTGCAACAAGCGCTGCAAAGTCTGTTGGATTACAACCAGCAACAGCAGCTGGAGGCGCTGGCCCCAAAGGCATTGACCATTCCCACCGGTCAGTCGGTGGTCCTCGATTACACCACCGACAATGGCCCGGTGCTGGCGGCCAAGCTCCAGGCCCTGTTTGGCTGGACTGAGACACCTAAGCTGATTGGTGGTCAGGTGCCGGTGGTGATTCATCTGTTGTCCCCGGCACAGCGACCCCTGGCGGTCACCGCCGATCTGGCCAGTTTCTGGCGCAACGCCTACCCGGAAGTGCGCAAAGACATGCGCGGCCGTTACCCGAAGCACCCCTGGCCGGAAGACCCGTTCACTGCACAGGCGCAGCAGGGTACGAAAAAACGCCCTGTTCGCTGA